One Castanea sativa cultivar Marrone di Chiusa Pesio chromosome 4, ASM4071231v1 DNA window includes the following coding sequences:
- the LOC142632568 gene encoding uncharacterized protein LOC142632568, with translation MIGSINRELAIYYSDKDLTKKGKHHNNPLHITIDSMGKRILMVLIDDGSALNVCPLKTASYLGLNIEDFVPIDQHVTAYDSSISEVLGTITLELTIGPMVKVDFQVLNIASCFNMLLGRPWIYDTEVVPSSLYQKVGFSHERAIVTNYGDTLTVPKPVYGIDSEKDPLTLDGFMIERPSFKKRE, from the coding sequence ATGATTGGGTCCATAAATAGGGAACTCGCCATCTACTATTCTGACAAGGATCTGACCAAGAAGGGGAAGCACCACAACAACCCTTTGCATATCACTATAGATTCCATGGGAAAGAGGATACTGATGGTTTTGATAGATGATGGAAGCGCTTTGAATGTGTGTCCTTTGAAGACTGCAAGCTACCTAGGCCTTAATATTGAAGACTTTGTGCCTATTGACCAACATGTAACGGCATATGACAGCAGTATAAGTGAGGTCTTGGGGACCATAACATTAGAGCTTACCATAGGACCAATGGTCAAGGTGGATTTTCAAGTCCTTAACATAGCCTCATGCTTCAACATGCTCCTTGGACGACCCTGGATTTATGACACAGAGGTTGTACCTTCTTCCCTATATCAAAAGGTTGGGTTTTCGCATGAAAGAGCTATTGTGACCAACTATGGGGATACCTTGACTGTGCCTAAGCCTGTTTATGGTATTGATTCTGAGAAAGATCCATTAACCTTGGATGGCTTCATGATTGAAAGGCCTAGctttaaaaagagagaatga